From Gossypium raimondii isolate GPD5lz chromosome 11, ASM2569854v1, whole genome shotgun sequence:
ATATGAAGCCTTCTATAAAAAATAAGTTCTCTCTAAGTAAGGTCTCAAACcccacaaatttttttaataagtaaAAACATCACATCCACATTTGtcataaagaaataaaacattattacAAAAGCATGGTAATCTCAAAATTAGTTCGACAGTTTTATCATTTCTGGAGGGtcaagtgtaattttatcattattaatttaaaattttataaattataaagaggtctaaaattttattttagtgtgGGTCAAGCCCCTACCAATACTAACCCCTGAATTCAACACCGAATAAGAGTcctattattaaaaaaaagtgggatcaaaatgttaaattaagCTTCCATGATAAACTTCCCCACTACATATCTAAAAAGTGAAAGAGAATAAAAGAATGAGCGACTAATGCTCGATAAGTATAACCATGACTTGTTAAAAGCATTGTTCTACTATTAACCTATGAAAATGAGGATAGttgggaaagaaaataaaataaaacaataaattgtaATACCGGTTACGTTACTAATATGCTTGGTTACAATttttgttgagtatgactcttATTTTAgccaaattagaaataattttctagttaaactctgtttatttgtttcaatcaaattctaattagtctagattattttattattatttgacctatgaatttagcctataaatagactcttttacaatcttataAAACACACCCATAAGACGTTTTGAGagttctttatttttggattttcgaggtttagtttttatcttcatcttttgtactctttgttcttttgtcattatagtaaaattatatttgtccGTGGTTCTTTATCCTTTTTGAagggggtttttccacgttaaatttgtgtgtttaatttttcaatttcttctgctatttttatttgttcgtTGCTTAACCGAGTCAATCCCCAACAATTTCgaatttgttattatatgtttattctagtttttgttgttttggatGTTGAAACAGTTTCTCTTTATCCATGGGCAATGAGTTTCGATGTATTGAGGGTATCCATATCCTAGAAGCTTTCATTTTCGTGCTCATCCTAATTGTTGGTTTAGTTTATGTATGGCGAAAAAGAACATTGGAATGGTTTTAGTTCTTGAATattcaaataatgaaaagaaagaaagaaaaaagtaaaaataacaataacatagAGTATGAACTCTATCGAATTTTCCTTACTTGATCGAACAACCCAAAATTCAGTTAGTTTAACTACATTAAATGGTCTTTCAAATTGATCAAGACACTCCGATTTATGACCATTTCTTTATGGTGTTAGTTGTtgttttattgaatttgtttCGGAGATACCCAGTATTaccaatatatttttattaagaaaataaataaaattccaacCAAACAGTGAAAATTTGAGCTAACTACTATAACCCGTTAAATGTAATCCTTTAACTAGGTCTAAACAAACTATTATAACCCGTTAATAGAGCCGATGTGAATCAAATATAAGGCATTAAActcattttggttttggttctaTGTTGGCCAGAAGATTTTGGTTTAATAACTAATAAGTCCTTCCCCTCTtgaagtttttatattttaagccCATGATTAAACACTCAATACAAATAAAGCCCAGCCataatacaatatataaattatggGTTACAAATATCTTTTAACTTAATTGGTTAAGTTTACAATTGGATCAAAATGGAGTGGAAGGGTGGGTTTGATGCTTTACAAGAACAATGTTTCCTAATTTCTCACTTTTCACTTACATATTTTTGACCAGCCTCCTATGTcgatttaaaaagttttaaaacaataacaaactaGAGGCACTTTATTTATGAATAAGTCTAGGTACACCATTAGCTTGTTTTAGTTATATCACACCAAAAACACACACACTTCGCTCATGCAAGATACTGGGAATTGCATTTTCGCATTTTCTCGTTAATTCAAACATTTTTCCAGCTCATCATAAAGCACAATTATGATCAGAAACACCAAAATACCAACAACCAACAAACAAACATGGACCGACGGAAACCATGTTTCGTGTTTATCGCACAGgaacacacacaaaaaagagAGGATGAAATACTCTGTAATTTGAGTATTTCGGTCTACAACAACAGTCTTGTCCAGCTTATGACTTGAACAAAGAATACCAAACTGCATTGGCAGAATAACTCGACTTTGGAGAACAAAAATAATACCATACTTATGCTTCGGACATAATGCAATCTATAGCCTGCTTGCATATGCCAGTCATCGTGGCCTCAGGCCCGTAAACCTGTATCAAGACAACAGTAACATAGTCAAGTGGTAATACCAATGTTTCCTTTGCTAATACACCACAACATCAGTAATGCAGCATTTTCAAAGAAGCACACTGTGATTTCATACCTCAAGGGGTACTCCTAGTTCCTCCCCAAGAGCACGCATCCTTGCCAAACCAGTTTGATAGTTTGGACCACCTCTTCGAACATAGATGTGCATTCTTGCTGCTTTTAACTTGGCTTCCTGGAGAGAGGGGGAGGAAAAAGGACCGGAATGTCAAAGGAAAGTCTCAACCATTGAACTAAAGTTTACTTGTTTTCAGCTGAATCGTACCTTTTCTCTCAATGCTCGAATGATTCCGTTGAAAGTAGCAGCTACATCAGTGAAGTTAGCAATGCCACCTCCAATGAGAAGGGCTCTCTTACGACCATCAGGGTTTGCAGTGGCACACTGCAACATCCTAAATCagtaaaattttccaaaaactCCAATGGCGAATTTGCTTCTATAAAAATGGCTTAAACCAGTCACCGTTTCTTACATCAATAACGACTCTTGCATATTGCAAGACCTCCTCTTCATTTGGAGCTCCACTATACTCCGCATAGTTTCCCAGTTCTGAAGCATAACCTAAATCTCCTACCTAGTTAAATAAACAGAAATAACTCTAAATCCTTAGAATGGCATCAAATGATATCAAACCTGCGGAAAATAACGATAAGGTCAGTGGAACGTAAAACAAAAAACACAGATCCTTTAGAAGGCCACTTACAGTATCAGCATAAATGACACTAGCACCACCTCCGGCAACCATTGTCCAGATACGCCCTTTTGGATTCAAAACAGTGAATTTCAGAGATGCACTTGTCTGTAATATTAAGCGAAGATTATGATCAACAAATGTCCTTCAACCATGTGAAAAGAAATCTACATTGAAACATGGGCTACAACAAGAACGGCTACCTTTTCATCCAATGAATGAATGAAGCTTTCTGTAGAGCTCAGGACTCTCCCAAAAGGTAGAGGAAACTCTATGTTACCCCACCTGAATGCACAAAATTGTTTTGATGCAAAACAAGTCTATATGAGATATATATTTCGAGGAGATATATAGCTATCAAGCTTGGCCTGGAAAGAAGCTTACTTGTTGAAGTTCTTGAATGCAGCAGTGTCGTCCAGCTCCCCCCTCATATCCAGTGGGTATGGTTCTCCATTCACCAGTGTAAATGGATTCATCTCGAGAAAGCTGAAGTCAAGATCTGCAGCCAACAGAAAACATCAGCATAGATGCTAAGACAAGAGAGTTTTAGAACAATACAATAATGTGTTGAACTAAGGATAATGGACAAAATCAGAGATACTGTAAAAATAGAAGCCTCTATCCCAATAAAAGAGATGATGATATTCAAGATCATAGTGAAAAATACTAGACATTTGGTGatccttttaaattttggcATTTAAGTTTTATAGAAACGGGTGGATTATTGCATTTTCAGTCATGAAATGCAATTTCGCTGTTCGGTGAATAAAACATAGAGCCAACAAATCTGAAACCATCAACCCCACGTACCTTGAAAGACAGAAAAGACACCCATGATGAAGTCACCAATCTTCCCACGGACCTACGTGATGCTTAAATGGTATCAACACTAGCTATATAAATGCAACACAGTATAGCTTAAGAGACTAAGACCAGTAATTCAAATAATACATTgcaaaatataagaatatatgAAGGATATGAGAACAAAGGCCAAACAGATTCCATTAAGGAAATACAAACAACCGGGAAAATACTAGTGAAACTCACTTCCAAAGGAAGTGTAGCTATCAACGGTGCACATGTATCCAAGGTCATAGGTTTCTCGGTTGGAAGGAAGATGGTTTTAACCTGCAAAACCAAAGATGAAAATACATGTAATCTTTTAAAGTCACATATCCCTTCAACAAATGGTTAAGGAATTCAATCGAAAGAAACAAAAGGCCAAGGCAAAACAAACCTTATCCCAGTTCTCTTCAATATCAATACCTCCACATTCCGAAAAACTAATGGTAGAACCAAGCCTTTCAGAGACTATTGAAAGGTAATACTCTTGTTCATGGGGTACAAAAGGTTCGACAATGAATGTGGTTATAGGTGCTTTGCAACCGCCCATTTCAacctaaataaataaaggattcAGATCAGTATTACCAGGAACGCAGACCAATCCAGtatgaggaaaaaaaaattgaaacagaaATAGCTACTAGTGCGAAATGGAATTCAATATACATAATTCTAAATAAAGTATTAAACTTGTGACTCCGTTTCATTCAATAGTTTTGTGATCTACCGAATTAGATAGCTAGAATTCAATTGTGCAAACCAATTCGAAAATCACCATGGAGATAGCGATTTCTGGTAACAGTGATTGAGGTCATGCATGATTGATAAAAAAATGGCAGCTAAAAACAACGAGAGCAAAACGGTTACCTCAGTGCCGAGGCGAGCTTTGACGAATTCAGCAACTTGAGCAAGATCCAAATTGAGAGCAACCAAGCCACTCTTCCCACGTTTACCAAACAACATATCCGGCTTAACAACCAATCTGGTGGACGAAAGCCATGGTTGTTCGTTCGTTAACTCGGTGAAATCAGTAGATTGAGTCACCtaacaaagcaaaaaaaaaaaaaaacacatatcATACAATTTCCATTGCTTAGTTGGGTTTTcgtattataaataaataaataaaaacctgAGCAGAGCAGATTTGGAGGTCGATATTAGCGAGGCGTTTGAGGTGTTGTTTGAGAAGTCTCTTGGAATCGTATTCTCTGATCTTCTTGCGAGCCATTTTAAGTCTTTGAGAAGCTTAGATTGAAGAAGATCTACAACCACAACCACAACCACAACCACAACAACAACGCCGAGGCCGAGGCCGAGGCCGAGGCTTTTTATTGATAGAAAGAAAGAGGTAGGTAGAAGAAAATGAAGCGTTAGTTGGGTGAGGAAAGAAGAGTGAAGATTGATGGGTTCAATTGGCAACGGGCGGGGCGGGCGGTTTTTTACCCGCCTTGGCCTGACCCtgatctaattttaatttataatttataaatatttgaatccgctttcttggttttattttagggtaaattacagtattagtcactaaattatgagtaaatttttattttggtcatttaacgaaaaaaatataagttggtcattgaactattcgaaagtttttatttaagtcactaaaatattcaaaagtttttatttaagtcactagactgttaagttttttttttttaagtttcgcCAGTAAACTCCAAGCAATAATTCGACAACCGGTATAATGGATCAATATCCATcgatgagtagaagaacatacatTAGATTCAAGTTGATTTAACGGCCAGTATcagagataaaaaaaagttgtttgaattttggttacaGATTCGTAACGTCCAAAgttgtttcattaaaaaaattgaacggTAGAAAAGAAGGAGAAAAAGAGGGAGTTTTCAATTGGTGCATGCAGTGCAAACAGAAAAAGCTATATATCATTGATTTTAACAGTCcagtgatttaaatgaaaactttcgaataattca
This genomic window contains:
- the LOC105761144 gene encoding ATP-citrate synthase alpha chain protein 2, translated to MARKKIREYDSKRLLKQHLKRLANIDLQICSAQVTQSTDFTELTNEQPWLSSTRLVVKPDMLFGKRGKSGLVALNLDLAQVAEFVKARLGTEVEMGGCKAPITTFIVEPFVPHEQEYYLSIVSERLGSTISFSECGGIDIEENWDKVKTIFLPTEKPMTLDTCAPLIATLPLEVRGKIGDFIMGVFSVFQDLDFSFLEMNPFTLVNGEPYPLDMRGELDDTAAFKNFNKWGNIEFPLPFGRVLSSTESFIHSLDEKTSASLKFTVLNPKGRIWTMVAGGGASVIYADTVGDLGYASELGNYAEYSGAPNEEEVLQYARVVIDCATANPDGRKRALLIGGGIANFTDVAATFNGIIRALREKEAKLKAARMHIYVRRGGPNYQTGLARMRALGEELGVPLEVYGPEATMTGICKQAIDCIMSEA